DNA sequence from the Drosophila sechellia strain sech25 chromosome 3L, ASM438219v1, whole genome shotgun sequence genome:
tcttCGGATGTAAAACAGGTCCCCCTATCTGATATTATAACTTTCGGCCTGCTATATGATCTAAAATAATCCTTTAAAGCTAGAATTACTTCctttgtgtttgttgtttttgttgcgtataACCTAACATATTTAGTGAATCCATCTATTGTTACAAACAGATGATTATTTATTCTACCGTTATCTACCGGTCCataatgatcgatatgtattatCTCAAACGGCACGTTTCCCTTTGGGACGCTATGCAGCATTCCTTCTTCTTTTCCCGACTAAACAATTTCCTATATGCCTAAtaactttttctttcatattcgAAAACCAATAAGTCTTAACAATAGCATCTATAACCTTATCTCTCCCTAAGTGACCTAattcattgtgatatttatataaaattttttcttccatttcttctggtacacaaaacaacaatcttccaccatttgccttcctataaagtacaccatttctcatttcaaaaattttatcttccgttttctctaactttttcctaatatctttcaacttttcatcttttgcttgacaaataattaaattatcttcaaaGCTATTAGTTTCTATCACTAATATGTTCGTATTTCTGCTCAATGCATCCACATGCTGCATATGCTTTCCTGCTTTATGAACTAACTCAAAATCGTACTCTAATAGTTCTAATGCCCACCTTGCAATCCTAGGATTTAATTCCACTCTATTTAACGTTAGAGTTAATGCGTTGCAATctgtaacaattttaaatctctttccctgtacatagattctaaatcttcttaatgcatACAGAATAGCCAATGTTTCAAGTTCAAAACTATGATATTTGGCCTCAtcctttgttgtggctttcgagtaataaaatatagggTGCCATTTCATATCCTCTTTCTTTTGCAATAACACTGCACCAAAGCCTTGTGCACTTGCATCTGTATGTAACTCTATTTCATCCTTATAACAATATAACCCTAACACTGGAGCTTCCACTAACTTTTTCTTAAGTGTCTCAAAACATTCTAACTCTTTTTCTTCAAACGAAAATTCTTTGTCTTTCTTCAATaagtcatataaaggttttgcaatcgttgaaaaccccttaatgaatcttctaAAATATGAACACAATCCTAAAAAGCTTCTGACATCATGCACCTTATCTGGTATTGGAAAATCTCTAATTGCTTCTATTCCCTTGTCATTGGCCTGTATTCCCTtacttgttattaaaaatcctaaatattgtacactcgattgcagaaactcacatttatccattctcagctctaatttgttcctcgtcaacctgtcaaaaacttccctaagtacttccatatgttccttaattcctttgctagctatcataatgtcatccatatatacAATAACTTTATCCTGCCTAATCATATCCTcgaaaattctattaataaatCTCTGGAAGACCGCCGGTGCATTTTTCAGCCCCATTGGCatccttaaaaattcaaactgtcctaaaggcgtcataaaagatgtatatttcattgattccttattaacaaaaacatgaaagtAGCCATGTTTAAGATCTAACTTCGAGaatatcgttttatttactaatctATCCAACAGATCATCAATCAACGGTAAAGGATAATTATCTTTGACCATTGATTTGTTAAGTTTTCTGTAATCAACACATAATCTTaggtctcctgttttctttttcactaacACTATCGGAGATGCATACTCTGAATCACTCGGTTTAATAATTCCGTTTTTTAGATACTCATCTAAGATAATctgcagcttttctttttcagtatATGCTAATCTTCTAGGAGAACAACTAAACGGTTTCGGGTCATTTAatcttaattgtatttcacacCGAATCTCCGGTTCATTCGGTCTTTCTTTATTAACATAACAATTTTCTACCAACTCAATAAATTGACATTTCATATTATGATCCACCTGATCACCTATTTTGTAATCAATTGAGTCATCtattacattaatttcaagcaattcCCTCTCCTCTGTGCTTATTTCAGCATTGACAGCtttctctaatttatttttagcctTGTCACTAATCATTTGACTTTTACTACTACCTTGACTAACACTATCGCTAACTGTTTTACTATTGTTGtacatatttgtttcttctaacattttatcgcttttcTTGTTACAtcgactttcaattttatccaCTGTAATCATTTTCAAGGTGTCCAGATTCAAGCATAAGTTGCATGCTTTCATAAAGTCTCTTCCCAATACTACATCatgactcatagactcgtttgccactattattaaattaaaatgtattttattcatatttttcataatgtaacacaatatttttccatatgttttcaagtaacttttgtttaatcCGTAAAATGAACTTAAAACTGGTACTCCAATAACATCTTTAGGTACTTTACTAATTTTTATGAACGAAATGGGGCTTCCCGTGTCTATGAGGCATgctgtaataaattttgatttagaattgttcataaaattaatttcaaaatatcttacGTAATTGTTTTCATCCACATTCTTGTTTTTCAGGCACTTTGCTGCAAAGTGCCCCATCTGACCACAGGCATAGCATGACCCTTTTTCGCGCTTTGGCTTCCTGCACTCTTTGGTCCAGTGTCCCTtcgaattgcaattgaaacaaCGCAAGAGTGTGCTGCCATTATTGTTCACCGATGCCACCTTCTTGTCTGTTTCATCCATTTTCGGTAGCTTCACTTCCGCAAATGCCCGCTTTAAGTGCTGGATGTCTTCAAAGCATTGGATACGGGCTTGGTTACGTAGCATTTGATTTGGAATACCTTCAATGAGGAGCGCCACCAATTCTTCATCATCCATTTTTATTCCATGTGCAAGCATCACCTTATCGTCTACATAAGCAATAAAGCTTTCGCCAGCTGTCCATTTTCGTTCCTCAAATTTTCGCCTTGTTTCTAACTTTGACTTCCTCTCACCAAACATTGATATAAACTCTGCCGCCAACTGCTCTGTTGGTAGCAATACACGTTCTGGATCTGCATGCAACCACATGCATGCTTTTCCTTTTATCTTGCTGATGATCAACATCTTTATATATGGTTCATGTATTCCATAAACGCTGGCTATATTTTTCACTTGTAGGATCCATTTGCGTGCACATGTATCTCCCGAAAATTCATTCACTGCATCGGCTGCCATACGCAATAATAAATCCATATTTTGCCCAGCTTGTCCCACTGTATTTCGTTTATTCCCGTCAAattctttgttgcttttctcaccgctgccatcttcgtcgccgtcttcgttgccgccaacttcgttttcgtcgctattcccgtcgccgctgtttttgttgcgggcGCCGTCTGCACTGTTGTTCTTGTAACTGCGTACCCCGCTTCTGTCGTCATGTTTGCcgttacttttgttgttgcgtgcagtgctcttctcatcgccgtcttcgttgctACCTCCAGCTTCGCCGTTACTTTCGTCCTCTTTATGCTCTCCGTCTTTTgcgttatttctttttcctttttgaacaTTATTATTGCTGCTTCCGTAGAAATATTCTTCCtcgctttttaataataatttcaattgattttgcttttcgtttgttaaattattcaaacgcaaaatcaattctctttTTGTTCCCGTGGTCGGTTCTTTTAATTCACTCAACCACCCTTTTAACTGCTCCGTCGATGCATtgcttatattcattttttttttttctttttggctcgTGATCGGCCCACTTCTGATAttgtaggggtactataaaccctcttatttaaataaaacagtaatGCTGGATTTAGCCTCTTAACTTTATTCTgtactttgcatttccacttcagcaatcgactgactccctctccgttactgatctgcctctctgcttgttgctacagagatgttgcgaaacagagagaatgccacccgaaagcgaaccatgacttaatgtttatacacttaatgtttatatactatgttgctatactgtacttatgtatgcgtacctctagcctactacaaaacattttaatgttccccaattaagttattttttgaactattgtttttttatattttgcgtccaTTTTTCATTCGCCAATTAGTTAAATATCgctcatttttttatttatgagagaatgctgagcttagcttgctttttttgtctATAAGCTATCATCACAATCCACTTGCAatgcttaaaaagcaaaacttttataagtttgtttaacagatctgttctatgtgcataacattcattattttcataaaaccataatgagaaggcactactctcatttgtgcacttaatgcattgctcaacaataaatgtttttatacacatttgttttttattatttttaaaaatattttcgaaaaccttaatgtgtattttgcaaatattaaaaaataaatcagatggtgcctttaatttcccgaagtccgaggcacgaagtgcggacacaagcactcgacaatcattgccttaataatttttcacacgttgCACGCTGGATACTCTAATAACAAATATTCtactataaagtcatttttaaaatttattttgtgatattatgattcggctattactatttctaagcttaataataaataattctaagctaaataataataacgttaaggcaatgcaaaacaagaatttttcgaattgtgccaattgataaaaaataatatagatttaaagtcaacgaacttctaaggtgaagggcatattttgtcaaatttacaatgcatgagcacacgtatgcacacatacagttgtctgctatcactgtatgcgtagaaaagagctgtttgctgtagcactctccgctctttctctctcgaacaaaaactcgagagagcctggagcaacctctagagccacggccaaaaaatcatatggcgttacgcatcttgttattctagtgtctttggttcatAGGTGGTGGTCGTACATgcaatgttttgattttgatatAGAGTATAGACCTGGACAGCGTATGGCCCATGTTGACTTTCTGTCCCGGAATCCAGTTCCAGAAAGTGTTAGGAATTCAGCAGGTATAGTGGAAAAGCATATCAATTTGACAGAAATATCTGATGGCTGGTTGTTGGCTGAACAGCAAAGAGACGAAGAAACTGCTTCTATTGTGTCTAAATTACGTAATGATGAATTGCCCGGAGATTTGGCTAAAAGCTACGAACTATGGTCTGGGACTCTGTCTAGAAAAATCCAAAGAAACGGAAAGTCTCGTTGTCTGCATATAATTCCAAAGCCATTAGGTATTCTGCTGTCAACAATGTGAACGAGTCAATCATGCACCTTAGATGGGAGAAAACCCTTGAGAAAATGTACGAGTTTTATTGGTTTGATAAAATGTCCAAATACGTTCGCAAATTTGTGGACAATTGCATTACTTGCAGGTTGTCAAAGCCTCCGTCTGGCAAAATACAAGCCGAACTGCATCCCATTCCTAAGATTGACATCCCATGGCATACAGTTCATGTCGATATTACCGGGAAACTTAGCGGCAAAAATTATCAGAAGGAATATATAATCGTGCTcttacaaaattttttttccataCCATAAAGCTAGATACTATAAGTTGCATTAATTCAGTAAGTTCTTTAATATCGTTATTTGGTGTCCGATCTTGATTGATCGCTGATCAAGGACGTAGTTTTGCGAGTACAGCGTTCCGTGATTTCTGCTCTGCACAGAAAATAGAGTTGCATTTAATCGCCACAGGTGCTAGTCGTGCCAATGGCCAAGTAGAACGAGTCATGAGTACTCTCAAATACATGCTAACTGCGGTCGAAACTGGCCAGGGATCTTGGCAGGATTCTTTATGTGAAATTCAACTGGCTCTTAATAGCACGCCCAATAGAGTGACTAAAGTTAGCCCGTTAGAAATACTTTTTGGAAAAGAAGCAAGGCCGTTTGCTCTTACACCTATcgtaaacaacaaaaatactACCGATATTGAAAAAGTTAGAGAAATAGCAAAACGTAACATGGAAAAAAATGCTAAAATTGATAAAGAATGATTTGACAAGAACAAAGCTACTGTTGTGAGACACAAGGTTGGTGACCATGTCCTACTCAAAAATGAAGAGCGGCACCAGACCAAACTAGATCCTAAGTTTAGAGGTCCATTTGTGGTGGCCGAGGTACTACCAGGAGATAGATATAAGCTCAAAGCATTAAACAATAATCGAACTTATAAatattctaatgaatttttgCGAAGTAAGCCTGAGAAGGGGATTACCACAGAATTAGAAGATGAAGGTGCAGAAAAAGACGGTGTGGATCAAGCCAGTGCACTGCAGTGAGGGCTGTGATATGGATCAAGCCAGTGAGGGCTGTGATATGGATCAAGCCAGTGAGGGCTGTGATATGGATCAAGCCAGTGAGGGCTGTGATATGGATCAAGCCAGTGAGGGCTGTGATATGGATCAAGCCAATGAGGGCTGGGATCTTGAAATTGATTAAGATTTTGTAAACCTTCGGATCGATTCCGAAGACGACTTTCTCTTCAGATGGGTGCCCGCGTTAATGTGGTTcgccatttgcatttgcattgcaGATTAGTTCGATTCCCGGAAACGATTGTTGGTGCTGGTTAGTTGGCCGGCTTATAGACTGCGTCAACTGCGTGCCATGTATGTTGGCCGGTTAGTCGAGTTGTAAGCTGAGAGCTAGGCCAATAAGAGTATAGACTGGCCGGTTTGATGAACCGCGCGCTAGTGGCGCTCTCAGAAAAGCAATATGATTTTGGTATGTTCTGAATAAAAGTTGGTGGTAATCCGGATCTCAtggcttaaaattaaatgataaaCTAAGAAATGAAACGTGGAAGAAATGTGTTAAGTTGCTTAAagaataaacatataaaataataatgaagtAAATGAATTAAGAAGAAAATGTGTAATGAATTATTAACCCACGTGGACGTGTGCAAGgtcaggaaggccgtgtcgcagatttatttttaatttcaagtaTAACGACCGTTTTCTGTTACTTTGTGTCCACTTTTTTAGTTTTGCATATTCTTAGAACACGCATTCTCTACCTCGCAACAGCGTGGCAAATAACTGTTTCTGCCGAACGTAGTCTGGTCGCGGGCGGgagcgagagcgagagagagataTTCCCGTTAAGAATGGGACTAGCAAGGAATTGACAAAAATGCCATAATGTGTGTTGGcattagtgtgtgtgtggagtgaAGTAAATCTCCAAAGTGTGTTTGTATTGCGGGTATTGTGGGTTCTACGCATTATTGCAACGTTTGTTCTGCACATTAAGTTTTGAACGCCGAAGAAGACAGACATGCCTCGCTCCCAAATTAAGCGCGTCAAaagggtagtacctcttactcaacctgaagatcaatatcatcctactttcgaggtggaaatcgacataggtacggtattaaaagtaaattcagagaagtcaacaaagcgaattccctgttttcgcaaggcaaattttcggaggctaaacaattttatagctggctttaattggtccgatctttactcctgcaacataatggcggatgcgattaatatgttttataccgcaattaagtcattttttgactcttgtgttccgatgtactatccgtcaatctctaaacccccttggtttaataaagagttgacacacctaagaaatgtaaagtccagactctatatgaaatttaaaaataccggttctcagtccatcctttgtaaatatttaagcgctcggttaaagtttaccgtgcttaatgctcagtgctacaaaaattatttaaaccgttgtaagttccagtttgcacaggatccgaaacagttttataatttcgttagcactaagcgaaaaacaagttctgacccttcctcgctattttttgaaaacactacggttacatcggatcaggcaatagccgatctattcgccaagttttttgaaacaacatattcaactttacctcattccgaacagccatactcttatgcggtatctaagtcgaatctaatattttgccccactataaacgaaagctcactgcttaacgatcttcagcgtgttaaaccggtctattcgccaggtcccgatggaatccctggctgtgtgctcagattccgtgcggaagccttgtgcaagcctctactgaaactgtttaccttatctttggaatcttcacaattccctcatatatggaaggagtcctttgtgattcctcttcacaaaaaaggtagcaaactggatgcaagcaattatctctaaattgtcggctatcccaaaacttttcgaaaatgttatcactcctcatttgcagcacctttgtagatcaatcatatcaccgtttcaacacggttttataaaaagcagatctacaaccactaacctcttggagctaacttctttcgtaatacagggtttcaaaaataatcttgaaacagatgtcatctacactgattttagtaaagcatttgactctgttaatcattaccttttaataaaaaacttgatcttataggtttccctgttgatcttctaaattggatttcaagctatctgaatggcaggacacaacaagtcctctttaaaaattcgttatcttctattctccgagtcacatccggtgtcccacaagggagccatcttggtccgcttctttttaccttattcattaacgacctccccttaataataaaacattcgcgtgtacttatgtacgcagacgatgttaaattatgcctccagtacaaggacacttcttgccatttggacttacaatccgatctagaccgatttcaaatatggtgccgtgataaaatattagacttaaatggctccaagtgtaaagttatgaccttttgtcgtgccaacccaatacgcacgacttacactctaagtgggtgccctctggacagaataacacgagttgacgatcttggtgttcttctggacccaaaactaaaattttctgaccatatttcatctattgtcaataaggccaggggtgtgcttggttttataaaaaggtggtctaaggaatttgatgacccttacttgactaaaaccttatttatttcgttagtccgtccgattctcgagtacggatcacctgtttggagtccacaatacgcagtccactcggaccgcattgaatcggtccaaaaaaactacttactttttgccttgcggcgcctaaattgggatgcaaaccatatattacctccttattccagtagactacttttaattaatttaccatccctagctaaccgtaggactttgcttggaacagtctttatttgtaagcttattcgtggggatgttgagagtcccgacttgattagtcggcttaacttctcggttccaagtagattcactagaaactatataccccttatcttaaatcattgtagatctaattatgagttgcatgacccttacagagttttatgttctgactataatagactttatcctattatctgtaatcttgactctctgccgctattaaagcaatcgattttatcttttttattacataattagatcctactaacactaatatttaacatagttattccaTTCCTCGTtctattcatttcctcgttcctattctattttttatatcgcgtctatatcttctcgcgaatcgagccgtacgatacacggcagcgcccctcggtcggttgggcgggaggtttGGCCGTGGaacccgtgcgaaaaaaaaaaaaaaaaaaaaaaaaaaacgttacGCCGACGCGGTAGAGAGTGATGCCGAGTATAAAAGTGATTTAGATccgacatatacatattttgataattaattatgtgtaatatatataacattcattatttacttaaaaccataatgagagaGGACTACctttatttgtgcacttaatgcattgcttaataataaacttttttatacacatttgttttttattatttttaaaatatttcaaaaacttgaatgtgtattttacaaatattaaaaaagaagaTCAGATGAGCCTTTAGtttcccgaagtccgagtctattgactaaaaaaaatttataaaataaataaaaatatgaaaactctttatcttgaggcacgaagtgcggacacaagcactcaactaTCATttccttattaatttttcacacgtcgcaagtcgaatactctaatgacaaatattctaatataaagctatttgtaaaattaatttcgtatattatgtatgtacatagattcaactattactatttttaagctatatttaaataataataacattaaggcaatgccaaacatggggccaattgatcaaaaacaatatagatttaaagtcaacgaacttctaaggtgaagggtatattttgtcaaatttacaatgcatgagcatacgtgtgcacacatacagttgtctgctatcactgtaagcgtagaaaagagctgttcgctgtagcgctctccgttCTTTcgctctcgaacaaaaattcgaaagagcctggagccacctctagatccacggcgaaaaaatcgtgttccaaaaaatcgtatggcgttaggcatcttgttattctagtgtctttggtaaagGATTGTTTCCatcttgcttaattttacttcttcatcataagatgaattgattatacgaattttttcatttattgttttgtgtaatttttCGACCCCGTTTTTTGCTGTATGGAGCTGTAATTCGAATTCTTCTccttcaagccatcgcttcaaAGCTAAACTGGAGAAAGCTACGACTCTGTCTGCCTTTACTAATTTGAGTTTACcttattgattaaaaatgcgcattaatgcGTTTATGCATTCTATTAAAtcattagttttaatttgatcgagtgtagcgaatttagaataaatatcaatgcaactgatgcaatgttttccctcagatgtacaaatttttctcggcaatgttccggTTTAGGTGTGATTTTTAAAGACATTTTTGTGTTTCTAAGTTAAGTTGCATACAACTTTTTACTTATCAAAGGACGATAGAATAGAAGTGGGAATGCAAAAACATTTCTTATATAATGATacttttaatataatattcaaatgattatacatatttaacaaaattgtgtttttcaCTGTATGCGTATTTTCTTAAAGCTAGTCAAAATAAGGCGAACTTTTCTTGGTCATTAGAATAGACGCACGTtggctttttaatttttaaaggaAAAGCATTtggattttaaattaaattattatttggcgttactatttgatttatttgcaatttaatttccacagcagccgttatgccgacaggcttatggcccacccgaaccgactagcaactatcctagctgatcccatctctctccgaagactgaagagggtacaccccagcgatctccttacccggaggataacataacatattacattttcttttgtactttataattaagataccacttggtctcatttatctttatcacacattaggttaagttcagaggaattactgaacgattccttttgaaatcttaataaatagaattagttactccaaaaaaaaaaatttatttgcaataaaaaaaatgatttcAGTAATGAGTACGGCCTCCTTTGTTAGTTATAACTTCATAAATCCGGTCCTTCGTAGAATGATTCAAGGAATCTATGTAGTTTAAGGAAATCTCGCTCGTTTAATAGCTCCAGTTAACGTTTCCTTAATTCCTTATCTTCGTATTGCTTTCCTCCTTCGTATACTTTCAAGCATTTTCAATTACGTTAACATCTGGAGAATATAGTGACCAGGTCATGATAATTACTTTTTGACTCGAAATAAAAGACTTTACTTTAATTATGAATAGGAGCATTGTCTTGCTGAAAAATCCAAGGAATAGGAAAAAGATCTTTTAATTTTGGAAAAACGGACTCCAACAATGTTTTGAAGCGATCGACGTTCATCTTTTGATTTATAAAAATCAAGTCAATTGTTCCATAAAATGTGATAGCACCCCACACCATTATTCCCCCTTCTCGGCTATGGTGGCGACTTAAATATAGCTCACCTTTCCGCAAATCGtgataataatattgaaaTCCATTACGGCCATctaaattaaaacattttttatcaGTAAAAACAACAGAACGTTAATCATTTAGACGAGTGTCAGATTGGACAGTCCTCGTCATTTATTCTTTCGCGAATTGAAGCCGTTTTCCTTTGCGTATTGCATTCAAGGGGGGtttttcttgatttttagACGTTTCAGGTGTTTTGCATTTCTGATTGTACGCTGAACAGTTGATAAGCttgctttttctccggccaaTTCCTTGATCTTAGACGCAGACTTAGCTGAATTCTAAGCAATTCTAACAATTTGGCGTTCTGCTTGTTTTGATAGTGCTTTATTTTTCCTTTGAAGTTATTCCCATATGCCTCTGGATCCTTCAAATATCTGTCAACAGTTCTGGAGCTGCAATTTATCCGTTTGGCAATGTCGTTCCAATAAGCTCATAACAGCAGCTTTACCCATTTTTTCTTCAAATGTACCTCGGAAAcactttatttgtttattttttgtatctttt
Encoded proteins:
- the LOC116800953 gene encoding uncharacterized protein LOC116800953 yields the protein MNISNASTEQLKGWLSELKEPTTGTKRELILRLNNLTNEKQNQLKLLLKSEEEYFYGSSNNNVQKGKRNNAKDGEHKEDESNGEAGGSNEDGDEKSTARNNKSNGKHDDRSGVRSYKNNSADGARNKNSGDGNSDENEVGGNEDGDEDGSGEKSNKEFDGNKRNTVGQAGQNMDLLLRMAADAVNEFSGDTCARKWILQVKNIASVYGIHEPYIKMLIISKIKGKACMWLHADPERVLLPTEQLAAEFISMFGERKSKLETRRKFEERKWTAGESFIAYVDDKVMLAHGIKMDDEELVALLIEGIPNQMLRNQARIQCFEDIQHLKRAFAEVKLPKMDETDKKVASVNNNGSTLLRCFNCNSKGHWTKECRKPKREKGSCYACGQMGHFAAKCLKNKNVDENNYHAS